In Apodemus sylvaticus chromosome 7, mApoSyl1.1, whole genome shotgun sequence, the sequence cctccctctttctcctcctcagaGGCAGGAATCTCCCTGTACTTGGCTCAGACTGCACGGGGTGCCAATGCCCCTGGTGAGGGTCCTGTCTACAGCACCATTGACCCAGTAGGGGAAGAGCTGCAGACATTCCACGGAGGGTTCCCTCAACATTCTTCTGGGGACCCAAGCACCTGGAGTCAGTATGCTCCTCCCGAATGGAGCGAGGGGGACAGTGGTATGACCCCAATTCTTTTCCTCATTTTAGTCCCTTCCACAGTATCCTCCATCCTCTGGTGCCTGGCCTGTCACTTCCTTCTGTCACACTGACTCGTTTCTGCATGCTCCTGACAtgcccccatctcctctcctcagGAGCCAGGGGAGGCAAAGGGAAGCTTCTGGGCAAACCTGTACAAATGCCATCTTTGAGCTGGCCGGAAGCCCTGccaccacctcctccttcctgtgAACTGAGCTGTCCAGAGGGCCCTGAGGAGGAACAGAAGGGCAGGTAAGGGTACTGCCAACAGCAGATGCCCCTCACATTTAGAGAAGCCCGAGACTTCCTAGAGCGGCAAATGGGCAGAGCTGCTTCCAGAGGGAAACGTGAAGCCACTCATTCCTTTGCTTCTTCTCATCTTCCTTCCCCACCTCAGTTCAGATCTGGAGGAGTGGTGCCCACCAGTGCCGGAGAAAAGCCGCTTGATTGAGTCAAGCTCCAGTGGTGCGTGCATGGTGGCTCCAGCCCGAGGGGAaactccctcccctacctctTCTTATGGACAGCAGTCCACGGCCACTCTTACCCCCTCACCTCCTGATCCTCCCCAGCCCCCTACTGACATCCCACATCTCCATCAGATGCCCAGGTAAGGAGGTGTTGAAGACCTTGCATGTGATAGCCTCTTCATATACATTTGCTCGGTGGGTAGGTGGATATATAGAGGGCTCAGAGGTCTCATGGCTGTGTTCAGGGGATAGCATGCCGTGGGAAGGAAGATGTCGTGGAGCAGAGTTCTAGCTCGTTTTTCAGGCTGTCTCCCTTTGGAGTAGGTCTGCAGTCTTCCAAGGCATTGCATACAAACATGGATGTCCTCACGTTTCCCTGGTTTGAGGCCTTGTGTGGGGGACAACTCATGTCTTGCTTATCTAAATACTAGCCTGAGTGTACAGCACAAGGCCTGGTGCATAGTAGACTCTTGCTTCTGTGGCGTGAACACATGCTGAGGCCTTATGTCATTACAGGAGGGTGCCCCTTGGGCCAAGTTCTCCTCTCAGTGCATCCCAGCCCACTCTGAGTAGCCATGATGGAAGGGCTGTTGGCCTGGGTGCTGGCCCCATAGTCTCCTATTACGCTAGCCCCAGTCCTGTCCCTAGTACAGCCAGCAGTGCACCAGGTGAGTCTGCCAACAATTGACTTGCTTCCACTTCATCTGTGTCTCTTCAAAGCTTTATCTTCAACCTCTTTTCTCAATGCCTTCCCGTACCTGTCCCCCTTTGTCTCTTAATACTACAGGGAGAACCCGCCAGgtaactggagagatgactccccCACTCCATGGACACCGTGCTCGAATCCGGAAGAAACCCAAGGCTCTTTCCTACAGAAGGGAGCACAGTCCTGGGGGTGAGAAGAACCCTGGGCCTGGGAGTCGGTGACAGTTAGTAGAGAGAATGGGCAGGAGACCAAGAGGAATGGAACAGGTGACACCAAACCTTGGGTCATTTATTTGCCTCCCAGTgtcagggatggggggggggggtggagcacAAGGAGTATTAGTGTCAGGAGAAGCAGGAGACTTGGCTGAAAACAAATTTTCTCCTCAGACTTGCCCCCACCACCCTTGCCACCACCAGAGGAGGAGACAAGCTGGCCCTCGGGTCTGCGGGCAGCAGGCAGCATGTCTTCCCTAGAGCGAGAGCGCAGTGGGGAGAAGAGAGTAGGGCAAGCAGTGCCTCTAGGGACTCAACCTCTAGGCGCCCAACGTGGGCCCCACCCAGATGGTAAGGAGAgccagggcagagggagggggatggaggctTGCAGACGTCCCAGTAGTCCCCAACTTAAGTTGGTTTCGTGTGTCTGGTCAACATTGATactgtctcttgtctctttcaCTCCCTCTAAGTAAAAGTCCTCAGAGTCCCAAGATTCCCTCCCCCCCAAGGACTGAAGCCAAGGATAAGGAAAAAGTAGGGTCTGGGTGCTGTGTCCTCCCTTCCCTAATCTCTCTGTGCTCAGGAGCACTCCATGTTTATGAACCCATGTCATGTCAAGGTCATGTGTTAGGCCTTCAACCTGCCAGTGCCCATCCCCCAGAAATCACCCAGAGCTGGGAGAGAGTACAGGGTGGCAGTGGACAAGTGGTGAAGGAAGTTCTGTTTCCTCCTGTGGGCCCAGCTGCACTTCTGGGCTGTGCTGCAGAAGAGGCCTGGCTTCCATACGGCAGACCGAGCTTCCTGAGCCACGGCCAGGGCGCCAGCACCTGCTCTACCGCCGGTAGCAATTCTTCTAGGGGTTCCAACAGCTCTCGAGGCTCTCGGGGCTCTCGGGGCCCTGGACGCAGCCGGAGCCGGAGCCAGAGTCAGAGCCAGAGGCCGGGACGGAAACGCAGAGAGGTGGGAACCAGAGGACatgaagaaacagaacaaagGGCTGGGAGGATAGGCCAAAGGGAAACAGGGAAGTAGTAAAGGGTCCCAGAGGAGATCACAGAGAGAGGTCCCCGAGAGGGTTGTAAGGGAGGAATCCTTGAGAAGAAGTGACAAGGGCTGAGGGTGTAATGACACATAAGAGGAGAGTCTGGGTATGCCATTGGAAGAGCAGACTAGAAAGAAGGCAGATGCCTTCCTGTGCATGGCCAGTGACAAAATAGCAGGCCCTCCCCCTGCATTACACATATTCTTTTCTCCTTAGGAACCAAGATGACCCTTCATGAAGCAAGGAGCCTCTGGAAAGCTCCACAGGGCAAGAATGCCAACCCCTTCCCTGGTCAACAGATGTGAGCCAAGAGGAGCCAGGGCGGCCTCTCCTTCCAGCAATGATGCTTGTGACTCACTGAAGCACAGTCTATCCACAACAGCTTTAGTTGTCTTGGGAATCAGAGAGctagcttttttctttctctttctgatggAGACATGTTTGtacaaaaggataaaaaaaaaaaaaagtccccgaTCTGAGTCCTGGCCCCTGCTTGCTGTGTGCAGTGTTGTAAGTAGAGCAGGCTATGAAGGTCCACAGAGCAGAACACACTGGTAGCTTCTGCATGCTCTTGAATTTCTGTTAAAATCTCAAGATAAGGACAGATGATAAGTGACACTGGCCTGGACTGAGTCACAGAGGACTGTCCCCCAGTGTGTTAGTCTACTGTCTCCCAGTATGTTAGTCCACTATTCACTGacacaaaaacaacttaaggaaggaaatgGTTATTTTCCGCTCAGTTTTTCAGGACTGAGCTGATGGTTGGCTGGGTCTTATTTCGTGGCTACGGTGAGGCAAAGTATCATGGAGGAACAGAGTTGCTCACCTATAGTAtccaagaagcagaaagaagtaTACAAGTGGCCAAGGTCATAGACATGATCCCAGTGACTTACTTCCTCCAGTCATACCACACCCCTTATTAGCCCATAGATGAAGTTACTGCCTTTATGACCCAGTCACCTCTCATATAGTGACACCAGATATAGCCCCTCACCACATAGGCCTGTTGGAGGGATAATTTATATCCATACCATAATACTCTGTTACTATAGGGATATTCAGATAGCCAACACATAGATCATTGTTCCTCCTTCAGAGAACTGAGCCAACCTCTTCTTTGGTGCCTTTCTCCAGGGTCTATCTGCTCACtcatcttaaaacaaacagggctggagagatggctcagtggttaagagtaccaactgttctcccgaaggtcatgagttcaaatcccagcaaccacatggtggctcacaaccatccgtaagaaGATCTTATGCTCtcttatggagtgtctgaagatagctagctatacagtgtacttacatataaaaaataaatacatctttaaaacaaacaaacacccaaagaGAGCCAgtgtggtggcacttgcctaTAAATCCCGAACTTGAGAAGCAGGAAAATTaagtgttcaaggccagtctcaattacacagcaagtttgaggtgggcctgggctacatgaaaccttgtctccaacaaaaacaaaacgaagaATATATGAGTGACCTCACAGCCAAGAAGAAAATAGGTGCTTCATGGCCCCAGGCTCCTTCACTGAGGGTGTCTGCAAAAGATACTTCTTAGCAACATTGTATCTAAAGTTTGACAGTCATAGACTTGCGTCATAGTCCCTATCACTctcaccccagagctgacccacACATTGGCTGCTTGCTTTATCCTCAGTGCTCTAAATAGCTTGGACCTTCAGAGCTATGACATCACCCTCCACTTTGACGTGAATATTGGTGCGTGCAGATACCCTTTCCCCTTTCAGTCTGGCAAAGAGAGTTGGAACAGTTTTGAGAGGAATTTTGCCAGAAagctagagaaagaaagaaaaatctaaaatagGAAAGGAATTGAACGGATTTGCAACACTCATTGCTTTTTTTCAAGATCCTGCCAACCAGTCAGGCTGATTCACTGAGCATATCTCAGAAATCAGTCACCCTGATCAAACCCTTTGGCTTCCTGACTCAGAGTGGTCTTCAAGAAGAGCTGCAGGGTTTAAGAAGTAGCACCATTGGGCCCTGCTGCGGACACACCCTCCTTCCACACACACCAGAAGTATCTTCTTGGCTACGACGGTACTCAGTAGCACAATTCTGCCCAGGACCCTACCCAGCATGTGTGAGAGATGCAGATAGCCCTCCCGTTAGTGGCTTTCAGTGGCTCGGAACCCATGTCCTCCACCAGACTGTCCTGTAGCTGTATCTAAAACCTGTCCACTAGCCAAGTATTCCAGATGATTCTACCTTCCGTGGAATTTAGCTGTCTGTCTATTTTTAAGACACCACCTGGTACTGAACTCTAGGGAGCAAAGCTGGGGCTAGAGAAGACCGGAGTTGGCCCCCCAAGGTCCACAGACCCTTAGATCCACCTGCTCTTCTTCTTTACATTTCGTTTAAACTTGCTGGGTGTATCTCCCTCCCTTCGATTGCACACCAGAAAGAAATGAGGCTGCTCTCTGAGTAACAATGAACACTCGATTCCCTCGCTAGCCAGGTATCTCTTACATCTCTGCAGGTGCCCTTCCCAAAATAGAGCCCAAGGAAAGATGTCACAGAACTCAAGTCTTTACAGTTTTATAGAATTAAGTTCCTTGAGCTCACAGTGCCAGCAGCATGAGAATAGTGCTTCGGTTCCATGCTCTCCCGCGTCCTCTCCTTCAGCTTCCCCCACTGATCCCACTGTGACACCGGATAGGGCCCACTGCATCCATGACCTTCCTCCTTTAGTTTCCTTGCATGGTGTGACTGGGGAAAAGGGCTAAGCTGGCCTCTAAGGGAAGAGTCCAAGTAGCTATGAGAGGGTTCTTCCACAGGTCCTCCACCATAGCCTTCCCCAACAAACATTTCTGTCCTTCCTGAAGACATGGTTGGCTTCCTGTCTTTCCGTGATCCACATGGGTGGGGAACAGAGCCAGGCTTACTCAAGCCAAAGGTTTTGGTTGTGGAGAGTCTGATGTCCTGAAGATGGTGTCTTGTTCTCAGTGGGAATCCAAGACTCCCTTGATCATATTTTGGTTTGCTTTCATGTGTTTTGATAATCACAGTGACAGAGCTCTCCAGAAGCCCAGTAATGATGGACCTCTATTACAGAGAAGTATAGACCAAGACCTCCACCTGTGAGAAGGCCTGGGGACAGACAAGAGAGTGGTCTGGGTGCTCTTCTGGCCATCTCAGGGACAGTTCAGGAGGAATCTGGAAGTTGAAGGAGAATAGTTACTAAGATTCCAGGCTCCCTTGGACTGTTCTCTAGGACTTCTCAATCAAGGTCATCATATTAACCAGTCAGCCAGATACTTACCACCAGCCTTGGGCACAGCACCAGTTAGCCAGCTTCTCTGGGAAGAGACCCTAGAATCAGGAGGCCAGGGAGGcagccccctccccagcctctgggTGTGGCTGATCTCAGCATCTTCCAACCAGTCTGGCTTCCACtcccacagaggcagagagaagcttCGGGTCAGGGAGAGATCATCCCGAGGGGATGGGGGTGATGAGGCATCTGACAAGGAAAGTAGATCAGTCAGTAGAAAGTGTAATATTTACCTCCTAGGGACCAATTTACAGCAGAAAGCTTAGGACTGGTTTAGAGTCCGCATACATCTCTACCCCTACATATAACCTAACTGCTGCAGCCGCTGGGACCTGacatatgtgtttctttgtttttgttttttgtttttttttttttttgttttttttgtttgtttttttgagacagggtttctctgtatagccctggctgtcctggagctcactctgtagactaggctggcctcaaactcagaaatccacctgcctctgcctcccaagtgctgggattacaggcatgcgccaccaccgcccggctgatatATGTGTTTCTTTATAGAAAGTGGTTTGGCTTGTTTTCTTCCAGACCAGCTCTGACTCCCTTTACTCTTCTCCTACCATTAGATATCCTCTTCCTTTTGTAATGGGCGTTTTTGACCcggatatattatttttatatagatttattatttttttatttatatattttttatttgttaacgGTGACTAGGAAACCTTGACTTTTGTTTAGGGAGAAAGGGAGCTGTGTCCATTCTAAGGGCGGTGGGCGGGCCCACATACCAGTGAAGACGCAGTCGGCTTCCCTGGGCTCCAGACTGAAACCGAAGCTGTCCACAGCCACGGCCAGGGCACGAGCGAAGTGAGCATCCGCGAGGAAGGAGCCGTCAGAGGAGCTAACCAGGCTGGCCCTGGCGCTGGGGACATTGTCCTCAGAAGCTGAGCCCCAACCATTGGCCAGGGAGCCCTCGCTGGGCGTCGGGGTGGGGCAGGGCCGAGGTGAGCACAGTAAGTTTCCAACCTCAGACCCCACGCCCCCACCAGCTCTGCCCATGTCTGCCAGGCCCGAGGATGTTGGTATGCTGATGTAGCCATAGGTTGTTGGGGGTGAAGGAGCTCTTGGCATAGGTGATACGCTGTTCCTGAACGGGGAAAATGGGCGACAGGACACTGGTTAGCGTACAGTAGCGGGAGCATGGCAAGTGAGACCCGGCATGTATGCTCCCTAGCGTGCTTAGCTGTAGTGTTTCGGCTCTCCTCGGATACTCACGTGGGTGTCTCCTCGCCGTCACTGAGCTCAAGGCACAAGGCTACCTCCTCAGGGGTGAGGACACTGTCCTGATCCTCCTCCTCTAAGGATGACAGTGAAGAGCTGGACAGGTTGCTGGAGGATGGGCTAGGACCAGAGAGGAAAGAGGCCTGGGGGCTGGAAGGCCTGGAAGAGTTGAGGATGGAGAGCGCGGCTGCTGGCAGTGGGTCAGAGGAGGGAGCAGCGTGGAGCTTCTCCACACAcctgggtgggggatgggagagacGGCAGATTCATTAGTTACTCTTCAATCATTCTGCAGAGCCACTTCACTCAGCCTTGGTCTTGTCTCATCAACAACCCCGACGCCCTCAGTGTCCCAACTCTGTTTCCTGACCCATGCCCTCTTACTGGCTCTGTGGATCATGACTTGGGGCTCCACGAAGAGAAAGGGGCGTCGGAGGGAGTGGACGCGTTGCTAGCTCACTGGAGTTACGGTGAAGTTGTGGTCCTAGGGCACGCCAGGCTACCACGGCTCGGGGCGCTTCTCGTGGAGAACAAGAGTTTGGGCCTGAGAACAACAGATTCCCTAGAATTCCATGCAGTCCAGATCCCAACCTGCTCAGACCACCAGTGTACTGCCCAGTCCACTTAATCACAactctcccctcacccccacccccaccccacattcACACCATAGCAGAAGCAAGGAGCGCCTGGACTGGTGGGCCTGAAAACCTGCCTTATCCCTCACGTGCCCTTAGGGATATCTCTCACCTGGGCTTTGTGAAAGGTTCTTGGAGGCTCTGCTTCCTAACTCCCACGCCCAGATTTCCATGGGGTGGCTGCCCCGGAGCAATGGGGAGCTGTTAGCTTGGTGCAGTTCTACAAGGGAAAGACAGCTGTTAGGGGCAGCAAGAGAAGGCTTTCAGCCCCAATCCTAGGCCCTGTCTTTAGCCTTGTTTATTCACTCACTGAGGACCTTGAATCtacagggagaaggagggagtgagctcctcctctctgctcccatCTTCCTCCATCCCTGATAAACTGGAAAGCCCACTGGCTGGTTTAGCTGTATGACTTCCATGAAATGCATCAAGCGTTACGAAGCGCTACGAAGCATTATGAACATCAACTTCATTTCTCAACAGCCACTTCAAAGGGTGATGTTGAGGAGTCAATAAAAACGGATTGTAAAGCTTCTGGCTCCAGACAGATATTCCAAAACCAACGTTCTTTTCTTCGATGTTCCTGATCTCTAGCCTCTCCTTCCGCTCTCCCATCGATTTCCGCTCCACGAAGACAAGTATTCCTCTTCTCAGAGGGAATCTGCTAGTGATTTTCAATTCTCAACTTGCAAGTGGTTACCCTTGTCCTGAGCTACTTGACTGTTTTCTtggctggggaggtgggaagaCGGGGTTAGAGTGAGGTGAGCCACCAAAGCGCTAAAAGACATGCTAGGAAGTCCTGAGGCAAAATTAGAAGCTTCCTAGGAAATGGCTGTAGAAATGAGGGTGTGGTTCAATTGTAGGGCTCGTGCTTAGCATGTGAAGCCCCTGATTCAGGCTCCAGCagtgaagggaagaaaggaagagagaagagagggaggaagaaaagaaataaatggctGGAGAAAATAACTTCTCTTTTCCTAGAACGGTTAATGTTCCAAGAGGGACCATATATATTCCATTTAAGTCACTGTGGCTTTCCACAGAAGAAaactgttgtttgtttgcttgttcgtttgtttgtttatttggttggttggttttgaggattgaattcaggaccaGCTGCGTGCCAACTGCAGGCTTAATCCATGAGTTTATGACCCCTAAGTGAGGCTTATTCCAACTATTATAGCTGTCGCTTCATTACCACTCAAGATTGATCATGCAATAGCCCTGAGGCAAAATGGGAAAGAGTGCCAGCTTATTAATATTTACAGTCACATAAAACTGGCCATTTTGAGCAAGCTCTTTAATCACTCTTCATCTACCCTTGCCCTTTTTTTCCTGAAGTTGGATTTTATCTACTTAAAAACAACTGACTATAAAGACATTGGCTAAGTCTCTTTAAGCCATTCAGAAAGTCCATAAAGATGGCAGATGAAGTATAGTGCCTTGCTTTGTAGGGCAGCAGCTGGGAAAACAGCCCTCAAAGCAGGGGCCTTCCTAAGTCATTCCCTGGAAATTCTCTAGCCTCTGGAGAGAAATCATCCT encodes:
- the Robo3 gene encoding roundabout homolog 3 isoform X4, coding for MGLGPAAYPWLADSWPHPPRSPSAQEPRGSCCPSNPDPDDRYYNGARGGKGKLLGKPVQMPSLSWPEALPPPPPSCELSCPEGPEEEQKGSSDLEEWCPPVPEKSRLIESSSSGACMVAPARGETPSPTSSYGQQSTATLTPSPPDPPQPPTDIPHLHQMPRRVPLGPSSPLSASQPTLSSHDGRAVGLGAGPIVSYYASPSPVPSTASSAPGRTRQVTGEMTPPLHGHRARIRKKPKALSYRREHSPGDLPPPPLPPPEEETSWPSGLRAAGSMSSLERERSGEKRVGQAVPLGTQPLGAQRGPHPDEEAWLPYGRPSFLSHGQGASTCSTAGSNSSRGSNSSRGSRGSRGPGRSRSRSQSQSQRPGRKRREVGTRGHEETEQRAGRIGQRETGK